A window of the Cheilinus undulatus linkage group 21, ASM1832078v1, whole genome shotgun sequence genome harbors these coding sequences:
- the rcvrna gene encoding recoverin a, translating to MGNTKSSALSKELLEDLKSNTKYSEAELCSWYQSFLKECPSGKISKEQFEGIYASFFPNADPTEYARHVFRSFDTNADGTLDFKEYIVALHLTSGGKTLQKLEWAFALYDVDGNGTISSNEILEIVRSIFNMIPVEDQKNLPEDENTPEKRAGKIWEFFGKKENDKISEGEFIQGVMNNKDILRLIQYDEPQKIKDKLKEKKQ from the exons ATGGGGAACACAAAGAGCAGCGCTTTGTCCAAAGAACTCCTGGAGGATTTGAAATCCAACACAAAGTACTCTGAAGCCGAGCTGTGCTCCTGGTACCAGTCATTTTTGAAGGAGTGTCCCAGTGGGAAAATCAGCAAGGAGCAGTTTGAAGGAATCTATGCTAGCTTCTTCCCCAATGCAGACCCAACTGAGTACGCCCGCCATGTGTTCAGGAGCTTCGACACCAACGCAGATGGCACTCTGGACTTTAAGGAGTACATAGTCGCTCTGCATCTGACATCCGGAGGGAAGACTCTGCAGAAGCTGGAGTGGGCCTTTGCTCTGTACGACGTGGACGGGAACGGAACCATCAGCAGCAATGAAATCCTTGAGATAGTCCGG TCAATATTCAATATGATTCCTGTGGAAGACCAGAAGAACCTCCCTGAGGATGAAAACACGCCAGAGAAAAGGGCGGGAAAAATCTGGGAATTCTTTGGAAAGAAGGAAAACG acAAAATCTCTGAGGGAGAGTTCATTCAGGGAGTGATGAACAATAAGGACATCCTGCGGCTCATTCAGTACGACGAACCTCAGAAAATCAAAGACAAGCTGAAGGAGAAGAAGCAATAG
- the gas7a gene encoding growth arrest-specific protein 7a translates to MMKMEASFDTEESFDDPSCLAPQPPVSPAKRTINEVKETKTTINGVTFPLPGEGPEQQLLKPNEWSYCDYFWTDKKDPQGATSVVGFEVLVQKQLKGKQMQKEMSEFIHERIKIEEEYAKNLSKLSLSPLAAQEEGTLGEAWTQLKKSLHDEAEVHLKFSNKLHSEVEKPLLTFRGDGFKKDLKKYEHHLADLRKQLTSRYAGVEKARKALADRQKDLEVKTQQLEIKLSNKTEEDIKKARRKSTQAGDDLMRCIDLYNQAQSKWFEEMVTSSMELEKLEVERIEWIQQHLRQYTTLRHETDMFNQSTVEPVDQLLQNVDPGKDRELWVKENKTGEVRPVDLDI, encoded by the exons atGATGAAGATGGAGGCCAGTTTTGACACAGAGGAGAGTTTTGACGACCCATCCTGTCTCGCCCCGCAGCCCCCAGTCTCCCCTGCCAAGAGGACAATCAACGAGGTGAAGGAGACCAAGACCACC ATAAACGGGGTGACGTTTCCTCTTCCTGGTGAGGGCCCGGAGCAGCAGCTACTGAAACCTAATGAATGGAGttattgtgattatttctgG ACGGATAAGAAGGACCCTCAGGGGGCGACCTCTGTGGTAGGGTTCGAGGTTCTGGTTCAGAAGCAGCTTAAGGGGAAACAGATGCAGAAGGAGATGTCCGAGTTCATCCATGAGAG gATAAAGATTGAAGAAGAATATGCCAAAAACCTGTCCAAGCTTTCTCTGAGTCCACTGGCGGCTCAGGAGGAGGG gaCTCTAGGGGAAGCGTGGACACAACTGAAGAAAAGTCTTCATGATGAAGCTGAAGTTCACCTCAAGTTTTCCAACAAG CTACACTCGGAGGTGGAGAAACCTCTGCTGACATTCAGAGGTGACGGCTTTAAAAAGGACCTGAAAAAGTACGAGCATCACCTGGCCGACCTCAGGAAGCAGCTGACCAGCCGCTACGCAGGTGTGGAGAAG GCTCGTAAGGCTCTGGCAGACAGGCAAAAGGATCTGGAGGTGAAGACTCAACAGCTGGAAATCAAACTGAGCAACAAGACGGAGGAGGACATCAAGAAAGCACGGAGGAAATCCACACAAGCAG GAGACGACCTGATGCGCTGCATTGATCTGTATAATCAGGCTCAGTCTAAGTGGTTTGAGGAGATGGTGACCAGCAGCATG GAATTGGAGAAACTGGAGGTTGAACGGATAGAGTGGATCCAGCAGCATTTACGTCAGTACACAACTCTGAGACACGAAACAGACATGTTCAACCAGAGT ACGGTGGAGCCAGTGGACCAGCTGCTGCAGAACGTGGACCCAGGCAAAGACAGAGAGCTGTGGGTGAAAGAGAATAAGACGGGCGAGGTTCGACCCGTGGATCTGGACATTTAA